Genomic segment of Mycobacterium botniense:
AACGAGCGGGCCCAGAATATCGTCAAGGCGGCCGTTGCCGAGGGTTCCGGCGACTTCGTCGAACAGGTGTCCTGTGAGCTGCCGTTACAGGCCATCGCCGGGTTAATGGGTGTGCCGCAGGAAGATCGCAAGAAGCTGTTCCACTGGTCCAACCAGATGGTCGGCGACCAGGATCCCGAGTTCGCCGACAACGACGCCATCACCGCCTCTCTCGAACTGATCACCTACGGCATGCAGATGGCCGCGGAGAAGGCCAAAAACCCTGGGCCAGACCTGGTCACCACGCTGATCCAGGCCGATGTCGACGGCCACAAGCTCTCTGAGGACGAGTTCGGGTTTTTCGTGATCCTGCTGGCCGTCGCCGGTAATGAGACCACCCGTAACTCCATCACGCAGGGCATGATGGCCTTCACGGAGTTCCCCGACCAGTGGGAGCTGTTCAAACGGGAACGCCCGGTGACCGCCGCCGATGAGATCGTCCGATGGGCCACCCCGGTCACGTGTTTCCAGCGCACCGCGCTGCAGGATTATGAACTGTCCGGGGTGCAGATCAAAAAGGGGCAGCGGGTGGTGATGTTCTACCGCTCGGCCAACTTCGACGAGGACGTGTTCGAGGATCCCTACCGCTTCAACATCCTGCGCAACCCCAACCCGCATGTGGGATTCGGCGGCACCGGAGCGCATTACTGCATCGGCGCCAACCTGGCCCGGATGACGATCGAGCTGATGTTCAATGCGATCGCCGATCACATGCCCGATCTGACGCCGATCTCCACACCGCAACGATTGCGCTCGGGCTGGCTGAACGGCATCAAACACTGGCAGGTCGACTACCGGGGTAATTCCGCGGCGAAGTGCCCTGTCGCGCATTAGAAGTCGGCTGACGCGCGCCCGGCGGAAAGACGCTGCCGCAACGGCAGCGTGCTGTTCAGCGGTGATGTGTAGAGTCGGTCCGTGATCGACACCGTGCGCGCCTTGGGCGCCTCCGACGGTGAGTTGATCGTGCGTACCGGGGTCACCGGGAGGGCCGCGCGGATGGGCCATCGGTTGACCATTGCGATGAAGCAGTGGCACGCCACGGTGCGATGGGCCGATGGCGAACCGGTCAGCACGGAGGTCATCGTCGACTTGGCTGCGCTTGAGGTGTTACACGGCGAAGGCGGTGTGACAAGCCTGTCCGCGCCGGAGAAGGCCCTGGTGCGCTCGAACGCGCTGAAGTCGCTCAACGCCGGAGCATTTCCACAAGTACGCTTCGATGCCGATCGTATTGAGAAGACCGATGGCGGATATCGGCTGACCGGCCGGCTGGTGATCAATGGCAAAACTCGAGGACATGTCATCGACTTGCGAACAGAAGATCTCGGGTGTTCATGGCGATTGTCGGCCCAATTCATCGTTCGCCATTCCGATTTCGGTGTACGGCC
This window contains:
- a CDS encoding cytochrome P450, yielding MPTPNLPPGFDFTDPDIYAERLPIEELAEMRRTAPIWWNEQPLGVGGFDDGGFWVVTKHKDVKEVSLRSDIFSSLQKTALPRYKDGTVGEQVERGKFVLLNMDAPQHTRLRKIISRAFTPRAVERLREDLNERAQNIVKAAVAEGSGDFVEQVSCELPLQAIAGLMGVPQEDRKKLFHWSNQMVGDQDPEFADNDAITASLELITYGMQMAAEKAKNPGPDLVTTLIQADVDGHKLSEDEFGFFVILLAVAGNETTRNSITQGMMAFTEFPDQWELFKRERPVTAADEIVRWATPVTCFQRTALQDYELSGVQIKKGQRVVMFYRSANFDEDVFEDPYRFNILRNPNPHVGFGGTGAHYCIGANLARMTIELMFNAIADHMPDLTPISTPQRLRSGWLNGIKHWQVDYRGNSAAKCPVAH
- a CDS encoding YceI family protein is translated as MIDTVRALGASDGELIVRTGVTGRAARMGHRLTIAMKQWHATVRWADGEPVSTEVIVDLAALEVLHGEGGVTSLSAPEKALVRSNALKSLNAGAFPQVRFDADRIEKTDGGYRLTGRLVINGKTRGHVIDLRTEDLGCSWRLSAQFIVRHSDFGVRPYSLLMGSVRVADEVTVAFTANLGKDV